The following proteins come from a genomic window of Anaeromicrobium sediminis:
- a CDS encoding HAL/PAL/TAL family ammonia-lyase: protein MLNPAHIEKVILGGRLTIEEVVAIARYNKKVEFSKEYINRVIECRKLVDKFSDEERVVYGITTGLGDNCRKFISKEDREIVQINNLRSHATSVGEPLNRECVRAIMVAMIQQLGSGYTGIRLETVDKIRELLNAGVTPFAPRHGSVGYLDIEAHIALVIVGEGKAYYEGELLSGAEALRRADIEPTVIRSKEGLSLVSGTSCVTGLTSLSIYDAMIIGKTNDIAGAMSLEVLKGTLMAMDERLMDVRPHPNQSATGYNIRTILNDSEIIEKYKGYRVQDALSLRCIPQLHGAAKKTIADGKVTIDIELNSSVDNPHLFSTNDGDGIAIMGCNADATYVGMAADTICISMCNMAKMSERRLDRMVNRYVSELPAFLNSNPGLNNGLMIPQYAAAGIVGEIRLLTHPATVDNVPTCALQEDYVSMGYNAALKAYKCMELARYVTAIEIMNAVQAQDFYNDLKPATATRAVYDLVRKEVAFLENDRNMHPDMEYIADMIKEGHIISVVENIVGTLEF, encoded by the coding sequence ATGTTAAATCCAGCACATATTGAAAAGGTTATACTTGGAGGTAGACTTACTATAGAAGAAGTAGTTGCAATAGCAAGGTACAATAAGAAAGTCGAGTTTTCCAAAGAGTATATAAATAGAGTAATAGAGTGTAGAAAATTAGTTGATAAATTCTCCGATGAAGAAAGAGTAGTTTATGGAATAACTACAGGCTTAGGAGACAACTGTAGAAAGTTCATCAGTAAAGAAGATAGAGAAATTGTACAAATTAATAACCTTAGATCTCATGCAACATCTGTAGGAGAACCACTCAATAGGGAATGTGTCAGAGCTATAATGGTGGCTATGATACAGCAATTAGGCAGTGGTTATACAGGCATTAGATTAGAAACTGTAGATAAAATACGAGAATTATTAAACGCTGGTGTTACACCTTTTGCTCCTAGACATGGATCAGTTGGATATCTTGATATTGAAGCACATATTGCCCTTGTAATAGTAGGGGAAGGAAAAGCCTATTATGAGGGTGAGCTACTTAGTGGCGCAGAGGCCCTTAGAAGAGCAGATATTGAGCCCACTGTCATTAGGAGTAAAGAAGGTCTATCATTAGTATCTGGAACATCTTGTGTAACTGGTCTTACTTCCCTATCCATATATGATGCTATGATTATTGGTAAAACCAATGATATTGCAGGTGCCATGTCACTTGAAGTATTAAAAGGTACTTTAATGGCTATGGATGAAAGACTTATGGATGTAAGACCCCATCCAAATCAAAGTGCCACAGGATACAATATTAGAACCATTTTAAATGATAGTGAAATAATTGAAAAGTATAAGGGCTACAGAGTACAAGATGCCCTATCTCTAAGATGTATACCACAACTACACGGGGCAGCTAAGAAAACAATAGCTGATGGGAAGGTTACTATAGATATTGAACTAAATTCTTCTGTTGACAATCCACATCTCTTTAGCACAAATGATGGTGATGGTATTGCCATAATGGGGTGTAATGCAGATGCTACTTATGTAGGTATGGCTGCCGATACTATATGTATATCCATGTGTAATATGGCTAAAATGTCAGAGCGTAGATTGGATAGAATGGTAAATAGATATGTAAGTGAATTGCCAGCATTTTTAAATTCAAATCCCGGTTTAAACAATGGTCTAATGATACCACAATATGCAGCAGCTGGTATTGTTGGGGAGATTAGATTACTAACTCATCCTGCCACCGTTGATAATGTTCCTACTTGTGCATTACAAGAAGATTATGTATCAATGGGATACAATGCAGCTCTTAAGGCATATAAATGTATGGAACTTGCCAGGTATGTAACTGCAATAGAAATAATGAACGCAGTGCAAGCACAAGATTTTTATAATGATTTAAAACCTGCTACAGCAACTAGAGCAGTCTATGATCTAGTAAGAAAGGAAGTTGCGTTTTTAGAAAATGATAGAAATATGCATCCAGATATGGAGTATATTGCAGATATGATTAAAGAAGGTCATATAATATCCGTAGTTGAAAATATTGTAGGCACTCTTGAATTTTAA
- a CDS encoding ABC transporter ATP-binding protein yields MDRLEVSDLEFSIDDKKIIDNINLCVKENKFVGLIGPNGCGKSTLLKNIYRLYKPHKGAIYLNGTNIEKIKNKEIAKNMSVVSQENNHQFDFTVKEIVLMGRYAHKGLLDSNTEKDEEIAFDSLERVGLKDFYDRSFLSLSGGEKQRVLIARALTQNAKTIILDEPTNHLDIKYQLQIMDVIKSLKVTTFAAIHDFNIASNYCDYIYVMEKGKIKYFGTPEKVLTKKIFEEVFGVKSHISKNPFTNKIHISFYSDCYNPV; encoded by the coding sequence ATGGATAGATTAGAAGTTTCAGATTTAGAATTTTCTATAGATGATAAAAAAATAATTGATAATATAAATTTATGTGTAAAAGAGAATAAGTTTGTTGGACTCATTGGACCAAATGGATGCGGTAAGTCAACATTGCTTAAAAATATATATAGATTATATAAACCACATAAAGGAGCTATATATCTAAATGGAACAAATATAGAAAAAATAAAAAATAAAGAAATAGCTAAAAATATGTCAGTTGTTTCTCAGGAAAACAATCATCAATTTGATTTCACTGTAAAGGAAATAGTATTGATGGGAAGATATGCACATAAAGGTTTGCTAGATAGTAATACAGAAAAGGATGAAGAAATAGCTTTTGATTCTTTAGAAAGAGTGGGGTTAAAAGATTTTTATGATAGAAGTTTCCTTAGTCTATCTGGTGGAGAGAAGCAAAGGGTTTTAATAGCCAGAGCATTGACCCAAAATGCAAAAACTATAATACTAGATGAGCCAACCAATCATTTGGATATTAAATATCAGCTTCAAATAATGGATGTTATAAAGTCCTTAAAAGTAACTACTTTCGCTGCAATACACGATTTTAATATTGCATCTAATTATTGTGATTATATATATGTAATGGAAAAGGGTAAAATTAAGTATTTTGGAACACCAGAGAAAGTCTTAACTAAAAAGATATTCGAAGAAGTATTTGGAGTTAAATCCCATATTTCTAAGAATCCTTTTACAAATAAAATTCATATATCATTCTATTCAGATTGTTATAATCCTGTATAA
- a CDS encoding sirohydrochlorin cobaltochelatase, which produces MENTFKKGILVVSFGTSYENTRKANIEAVENRIKEEFEGNEVRRAFTSKMVIKKLKERDNIIVDTPYEALNRMKKDGFEEVVIQPLHIIPGIEYEKIVSVVKEYDGQFKRIVLGRPVLYSVNDYKEAVHALKSQLPNMKEDSAVVLMGHGTYHPSNACYACLQSFFNDEKLNVYVGTVEGYPEIDHIIPKLRDKNIKEVTLMPYMLVAGDHAVNDMASNEEDSWKSLLEKDGFVVNTYLHGLGENPDYQNIYVNRVREVMKEMNENM; this is translated from the coding sequence ATGGAAAATACATTTAAAAAAGGGATTTTAGTAGTTAGTTTTGGAACAAGCTATGAAAATACTAGAAAAGCAAATATTGAAGCTGTAGAAAATAGGATTAAAGAAGAATTTGAAGGTAATGAAGTTAGAAGAGCTTTTACATCAAAAATGGTTATAAAGAAATTAAAGGAAAGAGATAATATAATTGTAGATACTCCTTATGAAGCTTTAAATAGAATGAAAAAAGATGGGTTTGAAGAAGTGGTTATTCAACCTCTTCATATTATACCTGGTATAGAATATGAAAAGATAGTTTCAGTTGTAAAGGAATATGATGGACAATTTAAAAGAATTGTGTTAGGGAGGCCAGTTTTATATAGTGTAAATGACTATAAAGAAGCTGTTCATGCTCTTAAATCACAACTACCGAACATGAAAGAAGATAGTGCAGTTGTATTAATGGGCCATGGAACATATCATCCTTCAAATGCTTGCTATGCTTGTCTGCAATCTTTCTTCAATGATGAAAAATTAAATGTTTATGTTGGAACGGTAGAGGGCTATCCTGAGATAGATCATATAATACCAAAGTTGAGAGATAAAAATATTAAAGAGGTTACTTTAATGCCATATATGTTAGTGGCCGGAGATCACGCTGTAAACGATATGGCATCAAATGAAGAGGATTCATGGAAATCATTATTAGAAAAAGATGGCTTTGTAGTAAATACATATCTTCATGGTTTAGGAGAAAACCCTGATTATCAAAATATTTATGTAAATCGAGTAAGAGAAGTAATGAAAGAAATGAATGAGAACATGTAG
- a CDS encoding 4Fe-4S binding protein has translation MNAKLIKYFQVPEEAYSYMDIMLSKEEINLIEKIQDKKYTYEELLKFIEANFDLDSEEFLRSCYKRGVINKEEVNRQIVYTSANVYTRLAFFAQYEGELWKSIPEEDRIKIDRWYVEKYAHGAIPRLEEIKKGTRKLIENAYFYTMDETLELIDEVNHELYMVPCNCKSISLRCDKPKNVCILFEKGINSEWDRGWGKALTKEEAKEIILRANKSGLMHTSEAEQAICNCDGCCCYPIRASEIIGAKGIWPQRRYDIVWDKEKCVNCGICAKLCNFNAFMKEDKTVSFHENKCWGCTICKDHCPVNAITLKKIVDN, from the coding sequence ATGAATGCAAAATTAATCAAATATTTTCAGGTTCCTGAAGAAGCCTACTCCTACATGGACATTATGCTTTCTAAGGAAGAAATTAATCTTATAGAAAAAATTCAAGATAAAAAATATACTTATGAAGAACTTCTAAAATTCATTGAAGCAAACTTTGATTTAGATTCTGAAGAATTTCTCAGAAGTTGTTATAAGAGAGGTGTAATCAATAAGGAAGAAGTAAATAGACAAATAGTTTACACATCAGCCAATGTATATACTAGACTTGCATTTTTCGCCCAATATGAAGGGGAACTGTGGAAGAGTATACCTGAAGAAGACAGGATTAAAATAGATAGATGGTATGTGGAAAAATATGCCCATGGAGCTATTCCTAGACTTGAGGAAATAAAAAAGGGAACTAGAAAACTAATAGAAAATGCTTACTTTTATACTATGGATGAAACTTTAGAACTTATAGATGAAGTTAACCATGAATTATATATGGTTCCATGTAATTGTAAATCCATTTCTCTTAGATGTGATAAACCTAAAAATGTATGTATCCTATTTGAAAAGGGCATTAATTCAGAATGGGATAGAGGATGGGGAAAGGCACTCACTAAAGAAGAAGCTAAAGAAATTATTCTTAGGGCCAACAAAAGTGGACTAATGCATACTTCTGAAGCAGAACAAGCTATTTGCAATTGTGATGGATGTTGTTGTTACCCTATTAGGGCATCTGAAATTATTGGTGCTAAAGGAATTTGGCCTCAAAGGAGATATGACATAGTTTGGGATAAGGAAAAATGTGTGAATTGCGGTATATGTGCAAAGCTATGCAACTTTAATGCCTTTATGAAAGAAGACAAAACCGTTTCCTTTCATGAAAACAAATGTTGGGGTTGTACTATATGCAAGGATCATTGTCCTGTAAATGCTATTACATTAAAAAAAATAGTAGACAATTAA
- a CDS encoding response regulator transcription factor: protein MEITVLIADDELLYRDLVSDFLENKGYKVIVAKDGSEAIDLFFSTRGVNLVILDVMMPKYDGWEVCKEIRKQSDVPILMLTALGEESNEIHGLTLGADEYISKPFSYEIFMARIKALLRRVIKENEKNIEIEGIIIDQSSQTVSIHNNVIELSPKEYKLLLYLVKNLRMALSRNQILNGVWGYDFFGDVRTVDTHIKSLRSKLGEYGKLIRTVRGLGYEMKVNK from the coding sequence ATGGAAATAACAGTGCTTATAGCCGATGATGAGTTACTGTACAGAGACTTAGTCTCTGATTTCTTAGAAAATAAAGGATATAAAGTGATTGTTGCCAAAGACGGAAGTGAAGCTATTGATTTGTTCTTTTCCACAAGGGGTGTCAATTTGGTTATATTAGATGTTATGATGCCTAAATATGATGGATGGGAAGTTTGTAAGGAAATTAGGAAACAGTCAGATGTTCCCATTCTTATGTTGACAGCATTAGGTGAAGAATCAAATGAAATTCATGGCCTTACCTTGGGAGCCGATGAATATATTTCAAAGCCCTTTAGCTATGAGATTTTTATGGCTAGAATAAAGGCTTTACTTAGGAGAGTAATAAAAGAAAATGAAAAAAATATTGAAATAGAAGGTATTATAATAGATCAATCCAGTCAAACAGTTTCAATACATAATAACGTTATTGAATTAAGCCCAAAGGAATATAAGTTACTACTATATCTTGTGAAAAATCTGAGGATGGCTTTAAGCAGAAACCAGATACTAAATGGAGTATGGGGATATGATTTTTTTGGGGATGTACGAACTGTTGACACTCATATTAAGAGTTTAAGATCAAAACTAGGTGAGTATGGTAAACTAATCCGAACTGTAAGAGGCTTGGGATATGAAATGAAGGTGAATAAATGA
- a CDS encoding BCCT family transporter, which translates to MDKFRINIISVPIIIFAIIIGSSMVDTNATATFVMNVYLFIAKYFGAFIQITCLIFLLGILYFAFSKTGNIKFGGKDAKPELSTWAYWTIALCAGIGTGIMFWGPIEPIYFAYKVPQGVNLAPGSAGAIQFAMNKSFMHWAFTPYALYTLCGISIAYAVYNMKMPNTVSSGMTLFYGEKFLKSKWKDVVDVVALTAICSGLAGGLGNGLIQLGSGIEMIFGIPSGPVVWIAVALTITTIYTISSISGLHKGIKFLSEKNAWIFIAFLFIVIIAGPTKYIIDLTVQSFVHYVNDFFEASVFLSPGNTDMWPEWWDTFYLADWLSFSPLIGLFLARISYGRTIREFILINLIAPALFAVVWFGTFGGFTLDLQASGTFDMMNYINTAGFDGVMLKVAEFLPLGNIIQPLIILTVMLSYVTMADSMTSSISIMSLKDSRVKEAPIAIKVFWGVLMGALAVIFVTAGGIDGVKTLLAISGLPVLLVMIMLFAGILKRLVINKNYSIDEVVSSKEICLKEEQC; encoded by the coding sequence ATGGACAAATTTAGAATTAACATTATTTCAGTTCCAATCATTATCTTCGCCATAATAATAGGTTCTAGTATGGTTGATACCAATGCTACTGCAACATTTGTTATGAATGTATATCTTTTCATAGCTAAATATTTTGGTGCTTTTATTCAAATTACCTGTTTAATTTTTCTACTTGGAATTCTTTACTTTGCCTTTTCTAAAACAGGAAATATCAAGTTTGGTGGCAAGGATGCAAAGCCAGAGCTATCTACTTGGGCCTACTGGACAATTGCACTTTGTGCTGGTATTGGTACAGGCATTATGTTTTGGGGACCAATTGAACCTATCTATTTTGCCTATAAAGTGCCTCAAGGTGTTAACTTAGCCCCAGGAAGTGCAGGAGCTATCCAATTTGCCATGAACAAATCATTTATGCACTGGGCATTTACTCCTTATGCTCTTTATACCCTTTGTGGAATATCCATTGCATATGCCGTTTACAATATGAAAATGCCAAACACTGTAAGTAGTGGAATGACTCTCTTTTATGGAGAAAAGTTTCTTAAAAGTAAGTGGAAAGATGTAGTTGATGTAGTTGCCCTTACAGCCATATGTTCTGGTCTTGCAGGGGGTCTTGGTAATGGACTTATTCAGCTTGGATCAGGAATTGAAATGATATTCGGTATTCCTTCTGGCCCAGTAGTATGGATTGCGGTTGCCCTTACTATCACTACCATATATACCATTTCAAGTATTTCTGGACTTCACAAGGGTATTAAATTCCTTTCTGAGAAAAATGCTTGGATTTTTATTGCCTTTTTATTTATTGTCATAATTGCAGGTCCTACTAAATATATTATAGATCTTACAGTTCAAAGCTTTGTTCACTATGTTAACGATTTCTTTGAAGCATCTGTTTTCTTGTCACCTGGTAATACTGATATGTGGCCAGAATGGTGGGATACTTTCTATCTAGCAGATTGGTTATCATTCTCTCCACTTATTGGATTATTCCTTGCTCGAATTAGTTATGGACGTACCATAAGAGAATTTATTCTAATCAACCTTATTGCTCCAGCTTTATTTGCTGTAGTCTGGTTTGGAACATTTGGTGGATTCACATTAGATCTACAAGCATCTGGTACATTTGACATGATGAATTATATAAACACAGCAGGTTTTGATGGTGTAATGCTTAAAGTTGCCGAATTTTTACCTTTAGGTAATATAATACAACCTCTTATCATACTTACGGTTATGTTATCCTACGTGACCATGGCAGATTCCATGACATCATCCATATCTATCATGTCACTTAAGGATTCTAGAGTAAAAGAAGCTCCTATTGCCATTAAGGTCTTCTGGGGTGTACTTATGGGAGCATTAGCAGTTATATTTGTTACAGCAGGTGGAATTGATGGAGTTAAGACACTTCTTGCTATCTCTGGATTGCCTGTTCTTCTAGTAATGATAATGCTTTTTGCAGGAATTTTAAAAAGGCTTGTTATTAATAAGAATTACTCCATTGATGAAGTGGTTTCTTCTAAAGAAATTTGTTTAAAGGAAGAGCAATGCTAA
- a CDS encoding sigma-54 interaction domain-containing protein, with protein sequence MEIYNIIIILDSTYRIIQMSQPHLDAENDVNAKFMGKHILSFIDINIDSKEGNTIFNNLPVKYIIIDNPNNDGFIVHISNALYQTTFYKNILDLLNIGIHITDRSGYIKFTNKAAEKGEFLNRRLITGKHITDVYPLTSETSCILRTLKNRKPLLNVYDTFVSNYSEQPISSINSGYPIFIDDILVAGLSIVRFNKYLQDACNELTLLNDFVKKGSTLTQKLYNKNLYYSFDDLIGKDEKFTSSKKLAKRIAKTDSSVLIYGETGTGKELFAQSIHSASNRSDNEFIAINCAAIPEGLVEGILFGTEKGSFTGSTNKSGLLEKANKGTLFLDEINSMSLNVQSKLLRVLQEKKYMKVGGTKEIPCDVRVISSTNESPEHMLKSRKIRSDLYYRINTITIPIPPLRERKDDICLLYDFFINKISYDRKLKTSDSVIEILKSYDWPGNIRELLHTVEYAISVCEDSYITTRDIPQSIIKYNDTHESDTYESLTIDNTSLNNIMSKYEKHVILNSLKKHNYNITKAAKELGLHRQALQYRIKKHNLTEFIEGKKSINN encoded by the coding sequence ATGGAAATATATAATATCATTATCATTTTAGATAGTACTTATAGAATAATACAGATGTCCCAGCCCCATTTAGATGCAGAAAACGATGTGAATGCTAAATTTATGGGAAAACATATATTGAGTTTCATAGATATTAATATTGATTCAAAGGAAGGGAATACCATATTTAACAATCTACCAGTAAAATATATAATTATTGATAACCCTAATAATGATGGATTTATTGTGCATATTTCTAATGCTCTATATCAAACTACTTTTTATAAAAACATTCTTGATTTGTTGAATATAGGAATACATATTACAGATAGAAGCGGATATATAAAATTTACTAATAAAGCTGCTGAAAAGGGAGAATTTTTAAATAGACGTTTGATTACTGGAAAGCATATTACAGATGTATATCCATTAACATCTGAGACTAGCTGTATACTCAGAACTTTAAAGAATAGAAAACCTCTTCTAAATGTCTACGACACCTTTGTAAGCAATTATTCAGAGCAACCTATATCCAGTATTAATTCAGGATATCCCATATTCATTGATGATATCTTAGTGGCAGGTTTGAGTATAGTAAGGTTTAATAAATATTTGCAGGATGCTTGTAACGAACTCACCCTATTAAATGATTTCGTAAAAAAAGGTAGCACCCTAACACAGAAATTATATAATAAGAACTTATATTATAGCTTTGATGATTTAATTGGAAAGGATGAGAAATTTACAAGTTCTAAAAAACTAGCAAAGCGTATTGCAAAAACTGACTCATCCGTTTTAATATATGGTGAAACAGGCACAGGAAAGGAACTCTTTGCCCAGAGTATACATAGTGCTAGTAATAGAAGTGATAATGAATTTATAGCCATAAATTGTGCTGCCATACCTGAAGGTTTAGTGGAAGGTATTTTATTTGGTACAGAAAAGGGTAGTTTTACAGGGAGTACCAATAAATCAGGACTATTGGAAAAAGCCAACAAGGGTACTTTATTTTTAGATGAGATAAACTCTATGAGTCTCAATGTACAGTCAAAACTTTTAAGAGTTCTTCAAGAAAAGAAGTATATGAAAGTAGGTGGAACGAAGGAAATTCCTTGTGATGTACGAGTAATCTCCTCAACTAATGAATCACCAGAGCACATGCTTAAATCGAGAAAAATTAGATCTGACCTATATTATAGAATCAATACAATCACAATTCCTATACCTCCCTTAAGGGAAAGAAAAGATGATATATGCCTTTTATATGACTTCTTTATAAATAAGATTTCATACGATAGGAAACTTAAGACAAGTGATTCTGTAATTGAAATATTAAAGTCCTATGATTGGCCAGGAAATATTAGAGAGCTCCTACACACGGTAGAATATGCCATTAGTGTGTGTGAAGATTCATATATTACCACAAGGGATATTCCTCAAAGTATTATTAAATATAATGATACTCATGAATCTGATACATATGAATCCCTCACAATAGATAATACTAGCCTTAATAATATTATGAGTAAATACGAAAAGCATGTAATACTAAATTCTCTAAAAAAACATAATTATAATATTACAAAGGCTGCTAAGGAATTAGGATTACATAGACAAGCTTTACAATATAGAATAAAGAAACATAATCTAACGGAATTTATTGAAGGGAAAAAAAGTATTAATAATTAA